The Trichocoleus desertorum ATA4-8-CV12 nucleotide sequence GAAATCCGTAAACCAGCGTTCGGATTACCCACCTGACCGAGATTTTGCCAGTGTTCTCCTAAGTGTTCTTGTAAATAGGTTTCCCAATTTGCGGCTTGGTCTGGAGCTACAGAGACCAGAATTCTAGCGCCACCTTCTCCGAATAGGAGCTGATCCCAGCGCAGGGAGGCAGGTTCGGAGGCAGAAATATCTAGGGTGATTTCGGCTCCTTTCTGGCCGCTGATGCAAGATTCGGCGAGGGCGATCGCGATACCCCCTTCGGCACAGTCATGAGCGGAGCGTACCCAACCTTGGCGAATGCCTTCGCGACATACGGCTTGGACTTGACGTTCTAGGTTGAAATCAACTACAGGTGGTTTGCCTGCCACGGTGTTGTGGATGGCGGCGAGATATTCTGATGCGCCGAGAGTAATGGCTTCTGAATCAGGGTTATCCAGGCGGAGTCCTAATAAATAGATGCGATCGCCTGCGGCTTGCCAACCTTGCCCACAAATCCGGTTGAGATCTGGAACTAAGCCCACCATCCCGACGACAGGGGTAGGATAAATCGGTTGGGGTTTGCCTTCGGAGTCTAGAGTTTCATTGTAGAGCGAGACGTTGCCGCCTGTGACGGGGGTTTTGAACTCAGCGCAGGCTTCGGCCAGACCTCGGCAAGCTTCCGCTAGCTGCCAGTAACCGATGGGTTTTTCGGGGCTACCAAAGTTGAGGTTGTCAGTCACAGCAAGGGGTTCGGCTCCCACGCAGCTGAGGTTACGGGCGGCTTCGGCGACAGCGGCTTTGGCACCTTCGTAGGGATGTAAGTACACGTAACGGGGGTTGCAATCTACAGTAGCGGCGACTCCAGTGTTGGCTTGAGCGGGAGAACTGTTGATGGGACGCACCCGCACTACTGCTGCATCTGCGCCGCCGGGCATGAGGACGGTGTTGTTTTGTACTTGGTGGTCGTACTGGCGATACACCCAACGCTTCGAGGCGATCGTGGGAGTTTCTAGCAGTTGGAACAGCACCTCATTCCAGGTTTTGTTGTTGCCTGCTAGTTCAATGCCAGCGGCAGAGCAAGGCGGCAAGCGATCGCTCGTCCATTCCCAAGCTTTGCGGGCGTACTCTGGTGGCTCGGCCATCAGTTCCCGGTGATAGATGGGGGTGTTGTCGGCCAGAGCAGTGGCAGGAATCTCCGCAGCAACTTCTCCTTGGAAGAGAATCCGCACAATCGGCTCTTGAATCACGGTGCCTGCGACCACCGCGTGCAATCCCCAACGCTCAAAGATATCAATTAATTCTTGCTCACGGCCTTTGTGGGCCACAAACAGCATCCGCTCCTGCGACTCAGAGAGCAGATACTCGTAGGGCACCATGCCAGTCTCGCGCACCGGAATCAGATCCAAGTTCAGCTCAATCCCTACACCACCCTTAGCCGCCATCTCGGAGGTGGAGCAGGTAATCCCTGCCGCGCCCATATCCTGAGCCGCGACCACCGCCCCAGTTTTGAAGGCTTCGAGGCAAGCTTCAATCAAGGATTTCTCTAAGAACGGATCACCCACTTGCACCGCTGGGCGATCGTCCATTGACTCGTCGCTGAGTTCGGCACTGGCAAAGCTGGCTCCACCCATGCCATCGCGCCCTGTGGTGGAACCAACATACAACACAGGGTTGCCAATGCCGTTAGCTCCTGATTTAACGATGTCTGAGGTTTCCATTAACCCCAAGGCCATCGCGTTGACCAAAGGATTGCCAGAATAGGCAGGGTCAAAGTAAACCTCACCGCCTACAGTGGGTACACCGACACAATTGCCGTAGTGGGAAATGCCTGATACCACGCCGTTAAACAAGCGCCGAGTTTTAGCATCATCGAGGGAGCCGAAGCGTAAGGAGTTGAGAATTGCGATCGGACGAGCCCCCATTGTAAAGATGTCGCGCAGAATCCCGCCGACCCCAGTTGCGGCCCCTTGGAACGGCTCCACGGCTGACGGGTGGTTGTGAGATTCGATCTTGAAGGCCAACTGGAGGCCATCGCCCAAATCCACGACTCCAGCGTTTTCTCCAGGGCCCACCAAGATGCGATCGCCTTCCGTGGGAAATTGCTTGAGCAGAGGCCGAGAGTTTTTGTAACAGCAGTGCTCGGACCACATCACCCCGAACATGCCCAGCTCGGCTTTGTTAGGATGCCGACCCAAGCGATCGACAATTTCTTCGTATTCTTCTGGTTTGATACCTTCTGAAGCAATTTCTTCCGGAGAAAACGGAGCCGAGGAAATGGCGGACATAGAAGCCTTGCGCGAATCTGGACAGGTTTCAATTTTATCGATATTTTTCGCGTTTCCCGTGTCCAAATTGCCGGTCTTAAATTCTTTCTTGCACCCAAGCCCGCAACAATTGCAAGGACTGAACCAAGCCTAGAGAATCACTTTGCTCGATAAACTCCAACACTCTCGCCGCAGGTAAAAAATTAAAAGCTAGGCTGGTTTCACTGACGAAATACTGTTGATTTTGCAATTGATAAATTGTGAGTTGCTGCTCTGGTACTGGGTCACTGTTGCTGGTGTAGCACCAAACTTCAGGAATGCCTAAAGCCGCATAAATAGGTAGTTTGTCGAGTGTGCTACTGGTAAAGGTAATATCTAAAACCAAATCGGGAACAGGATCATGGGACAAGTCCAGATTAGTTTTGCCTAGCATCTGAGGCGCATGAGAAATATAGAAACAAGCATTCGGTTCGATCGCGCATTGCACTTCAGGTTGCTGCAACAAAGCTGAACTAAATCCCACGAGTTTTAGATAAGTCTCATCGGCTAGAACCAACAGCAATGATTCAATCAGTTTGCGGTAGCGCTCATGTTCCTCGTGCGGGTTCATCATTTCCATGCGTCCCCGATGGTAAGCAAAGCGAGTGGTACGGTCTGCGCCTAGCTCCGCTAATATATTCTCAAATTTTTGCCAGCTAATTTTGTCTAATACAACCCGTTGCTCAGACGTTACTGAACTGCTGCTCATGTCAAGACCTCGATCTGTCTTCTCAATTGAATGGTAGTGGACTCCCTCTCATAGTCCAGCGAGAAGTTCATTACATTTAAAGGCGATCGCTCTTACTGACTAAATCTCAAAATCTCTTCAGCAGTGATGACTGGCTTTTCTAGATGAGGCACATGACCGCAATCACGTATCCAAACTAGTTCGCTGTTCGCGATCGCCCCTCTAAATTTCTCCGCATCAGCCGTTCCTAGCATGCCATCACGATCGCCCCAGAGAATCAGTGTCGGTTGATGGATTTGGGAAATTTGCTGGGCCGACAAATTGTAGCCACCGCTTTTAGTGAAACTGGCGATCGCTTCCGCCCATCCTGGCATTTCTAAATGCACCCCTGCACAACGGATCGCCTCTAAATCTGCGGCAGTGAAACCGCCAAAGGTAGTGCCGAAACTCAGCGGTAGGAGTTTACGTTGTCGCCAAAACTCGACTGCAAACAGATCGAAAGGAGAAAATAAAAACTGACCCAGCGGAAAAGAGCCGCTAAAGCCCACACTATCGATCAGCACCAACTTCTCAACGCATTGGGGATAGGCCAGAGTAAAGTCGATCGCCGCTGCTCCACCTAAAGAAGCCCCAACTAAAATTACAGGCCGCTGAATCAGAGTCTGCCAAAAACTGTAGAGGTGAGTTCTAATCGTGCTGGGATTAAGCGGGATATTTACCACTCGCTCGGTAAAGCCTGAACCCAATAGATCAACTGCCCATGTCTCTTGCTGGCAAGCTAAGTAGGGCATGAGCGATCGAAACTCTAATACTGAGCTATCAAAGCCGTGCAGCAACAGAATAGGAGTCTTCTCAGTACCTTGCTGAACATAAGCAGTTGCAATAGGCGAAACAGTTAAAGGCGTAGGAATTGCTTGTTGTTGGATTTGCTGAGCTAAGGCGATCGCGGTGGGGTCTTGCAACAATCGCACAGTAGAGGGCAGAAAGCGGGGAAACATAACGTCGTGCAAACCATTCATTCTGTGGTGGGCTGTGGAGAGCAGCAGTATCAAGATGGGTGGCGATCAGGCTCATGGGATGGCTTCAGTCCTGACTTTGTAGACCCTGCACCGTGGTATTTCCGCACCCTTGAGTCTTGGACTCGGCTGTTTGTAGACAGTGGCTTGAGGTTGGTAGAGTTGCGAGAACCGCTATAGTGCTACGCATCAAGTTTAGGGCAAAGGGGGTGTGGGGGCTTCGCCCCCAGCCAGGGGTGAAACCCCTGCACCCCGTCTTAACCTTTATCAGTACTGCTATACACCCAGACGCAGGCAAGCCAGCTTCCATCATTTTCATGGGTACACGATAGGAACGCAATTATAGGGACGCGATCGCCTCTGTAATCAAAGTTCAAATTTTCCTACAACTTTAGGTATATATCTTCAGGAACGAATGCCCCACTCTCGCTATGCTTAAAGTATTAACCTTACAGAGTCTTTGAGCATGTCAGCTATCCCCGATTGCATCAGCACCCTGGAGTTGTCTAAGCTTTGGATTTATAAGGCTTTGAAAGAAATAGAAGCCGAAAGAGAGCAGGAGCAATCAGAACAGCTAGAGCCAGAGCAATCAGAGCAATCAGACAAAGAAGGTTAATTCCCGTTAAGAGGATTCATAGAGTTAGCGGCAAGTAGTTAATCCATTAGTCCTCAGTAGGCTGTTGTAACTTCTTGAGCCGTTTTCCTTCCTGCTATGAGATTTCATCCATATCCATTTGAGTTGCACACTCGTCAGTTTTGTCCAGAAAGTCTTGCACCTCTTGGTTAATCTCCGCAGCTTGTTGTTCAACATTTTTCTCGCTCATGCGGGTTCCTTTAGGCTTGGTTCATACAAACAATGAAACGCACAACCAAGGTGCGTAACTCATAGATAAAGAACTTGTTTTGCTAAAACCTCAGCTTTAGGGGGCAAATCAAGCTACAAGCCATTGTGACCCTACGGATTGATGGCAACGGTCGTCGAGTCTGTTGCTCGGTTTTAGCTTCGGGATTCGCCTTAACCGAACAAAGCGTTCCTAATCTAGGCAATGCAGGAGCAAGTGGAACTGTAGGAGCTGAAGATGCTAGTGTGCTTTTCTTCAACCCCGCTGGGTTAACTCGTCTGCCAGGTAACTCTGTCGTCGGGGCGGGGTATGCAGTTTTTCCGACGGTGCGATTTCAAAACCAAGGCTCAAACTCAGTGCTTGGGACGCCATTGCTCGGTGGAGAAGGCGGCGATGCAGGGGTGAATAAGTTTTTGCCTAACTTGTATACGTCTTGGAGCTTGAGCGATCGCCTGAAGCTAGGACTGGGCATTGCACCACCCTTTGGTTTAGCGACAGAATACAACGAAGATTGGGTGGGCCGATATCAAGCGTTGCGATCGGAACTGATTACGCTCAACTTCAGCCCCACGATCGCTGCCAAGGTCACAGATCAGGTTTCGATTGGGGCAAGTGTCAATGTGCAGTATGCCTCCGCTGAGCTGTCCAACGCGATCGACTTTGGCTTGATTGGGCGATCGGCTGGGCTCAACACGGTACCGCAGCAACTCGATGGTCGCGTGGAGATCTCTGGGGATGACATCAGCGTGGGTTACACGATCGGAGCGATGTATGAACCCTCAGCCCAGACGCGAGTGGGCCTAGCTTATCGTTCTGCTGTGACTCATGACCTAGAAGGAGATGCTGATTTTGAGGTACCAACTGCGGCTCAAGCCCTAACCGCACGGGGACAGTTCACGGATACAAAGGCGGCGGCTGAGGTGAAGTTGCCAGATTCTCTATCACTGGGGGTTTACCACGAACTTAGCCCTCAATGGGCGGTCATGAGTGATGTGACTTGGACAAATTGGAGCCGCTATGAAGGGCTGCAAATTGAATTTGCTAATCCAGTTCAACCTGCTTCGGTTCAACCCGCAGAGTGGAAGGATACGGTGCGCGTAGGGTTTGGGGGTGAACTATAAACCAAATGAGGATCTCACTTTACGGGCAGGTGTGGCTTACGACCCCAGCCCCGTGCCTGAGGATCAAGTGACCGCTCGTATTCCCGATGCCGATCGCACCTGGGTTGCAGCAGGAGTGAGCTACCAAGCCTCAGATTCTGTACGGCTGGATCTTAGCTATGCTCATCTGTTCTTTGGCGATCGCGAGATTAACCAAACAGTGCCAGGTGCGGGCACACTCAGAGGTGGTATTGAAAGTGATGTAGATGTGATCTCAGCTCAAGTGAATTGGAGTTTCTAGCAATGTCAGCTACCACTAACAATGTGAATTTATTTCTCTGTTAGTAGTAAACAAAAGAGTTGGCGATTATCTTGGCTAAAGATTTAGCCCAACAGTCAAACAGAGAGTTCTACTCGGTAGGAACTGTATGCAAACAGACCAGGTAATCGAAACCTACAACCAAAGCGCGGCTGATTATGATGCGATTATGCAGCGCTACTGGCATGTCGATCGCGAACCGCTCATTGCTTCCTTGCAGTTGAGTCCAGGCCAGAAAGTACTCGATGCCGCAGTTGGCACCGGGCTCAATCTCTCAGCTTATCCAGCGGGAATCCAGGTGGTTGGTGTAGATTTGTCCGAGCAGATGATAGAGCAAGCTCGGCAAAAGTCGGTCAAGGCGGACATCACCTTGAAAGTGATGAACCTGCAAGACCTGGAATTTCCTGAAGATAACTTTGATGCGGTTGCCTCTGGATTTACTCTTTGCGTTGTCGCCGATCCAGTCCGAGCATTGCAGGAGATTCTACGAGTCACGAAGCCTGGGGCTCTGATTGCGATTGTGGATTACTGCAAGTCACGCGATCCAGAAGTACAGAAATGGCAGGAGTTAATTGCTGATACCAGTTCTCAAGTGGGTTTCCCAACAGGCAAGGTTAAGTGGAACGCCTTGATGGACTACGACCAATTGATTTACCACAGCAATCTAGCGATCGAGGTTTTGGCAGACGATCGCATTGAAAGCCCAAACCCTTTTTCTTGTGGCTGTCAGTTGCTCCTGAGAAATGCCAAGGGCTAGAAAAATCTCACGCTTAGGAGATCAAAGATAATAAAAATCAATATCGGACAAAGCAGAAAATTGTAAAGTCATACGTCGATAAGAATAATTGGAAATCTGAAAAATCTTATTGACTCCCCGGTTAAAGACAGAACGCTCAGGATATTTGATCGATTTGTATTGTTCAAAATAATCAGCTACATCTCTCAAATCCACTTGCCCCTTTTGGATTCTCCACTGGGTTACATGATGTTTGAAAAACGATAAACCATCCATTGGACAAGAGTTGACTCTGAACCCTGCTTTCGCAGCGGCTAAACCTATGGCGGCACCTTCACTACCGCAAATTCCTCGAAGTTCAAAATATTTTTCAAGTTTCTCCCACCACAGCAAGAATTCTTGCTCTTTACCAGAATCCTTCGTGACTGAGAAAAGCCATTCTTTGACGAAGTAAATATCTTCGTTGAGAAAATCTAAACTAATTTTTCTTGAGGCTCGTACGACAGTATCAAACTCTTTGATAATTCCTTGATTCGCCTTTCCAGAAAAAATTTTTGAGTAATGATTCGGCATTTTGAAACAAGATTTTGCTTGTATTCCTGGAGCGTCAATCCAATCAAGATGGTCTGGAATCGGCTGAAGAATTCTCACGTCTGAATCTAAAAATATGCACGAATCAAAAAATTCTAATGCCTTTGCGATCGCCCATCGCTTGTCGTGGTAGGCTCCCACGCTTTTTTGAGTATGAAAACAGGAAATAACGTTGCTATGGGATTCAAATTTTTTGGGATTATCTGTCAGGATGACTATAGGAATTTTAGGCGCATTTTGATTTAAATCCTGGATAAGCAGTGAGACAAATTTATGATATTTTTCGCCTAATGCTAGAGTGCAAAAACAAAAAGTGCTTTCATTTTTCATTAAAACAACTCCTTTGTTGGTTATTGCCAATAAAAGATAAACAGAAAATAGCTCAAAAATAGGTATTTTAATTAGGATTATCTAAGAGATCAATTTGGGTTTTACACCCTGATTCTTTAGAGTACTAACGAATCTTCGATCCTCATTCTGTTGTTTGAAATGTGCTTCTAAATGGTAGCAACCAGCTCATAGGGTGCCTCTTTATTGAATGAGTGGCAAATATAGAGGGGATAGTTCTTTGCCCTGACAATAGAGGCACCCTATACCAATGAATACTGCTCTAAGCTGGTTGCTCCGGATGCGTTAGTTTTTCACTAGAGAGCGATCAACCTTGGGTGGGGTTGACGGCATGTAGTCCGCACTCTTTCTTCGTTGCATCTTCCCACCACCAACGGCCTTCCCGCTCATGCTGGTTAGGTAGAACGGCGCGAGTGCAAGGCTCACAACCGATGCTGATAAAGCCGCGCTCATGCAGAGGATTGTAGGGGATCTCAAAGGCCCGGATGTACATCCAGACCTCTGCCGATGACCAGTTTGCCAAGGGGTTGAATTTAATCAACTGGCGCTCTGGGCTGGAGAAAGCGGTATCCACTTGAATCACGGGCACAGTGGCGCGAGTGGAGGGGTTTTGGTCTTTACGCTGTCCGGTGATCCAGGCATCCAAGGTACCCAGTTTCCGACGCAGAGGCTCAACCTTGCGAATACCACAGCATTCTTTGTGACCATCTTCATAGAAGCTGAAGAGACCTTTTTCTGTGACTAAAGCTTCTACTTTGGCAGTGTCGGGATACATCATCTCAATGGTGATGCCGTAATGCTTTCTGACGCGATCGATAAACTGGTAGGTTTCAGAGTGCAGACGACCTGTATCCAGGCTAAAAACTTTGATGTCTTTCTTGATTCTGTGCGCCATGTCGATCAGGACAACATCTTCTGCGCCACTAAAAGAAATGGCAATGTTGTCGTATAAGCTCAAGGCGCGTTCAAGAATTTTTTGTGGGCTTTGAGTCGAAAGCTCTGTGTCGAGGCTAGGAATATTTAGTTCAGTCGGGGTCTGCTCGGTCAACTGCGCCATGATGTGTTCTTCCTGAAAGGGTGTTTACTCCCCAAAAAAGGATCGTCTGATTGCATCAACCTATTCTATCAAGCCGTAGTCACTACCATGAGTTACGCCTTACCACTAGTACCTTTGGCCTAGTTCTTTGAGGTGAGTTGGGCGATCGCTTTCATGCCCCTGCTATTATGCCGTTGGTTTTCTAGCGCTGGTCAATTGGCTAATCCATCCCACAGATTGGGTAGCGATCGCCTCAAACTGAACTGCATACAGCCAATCATCCACACTTTCTGCCGCATAAACTTTGGAGTAAGGTTCTTGAAAGAGGGTG carries:
- the purL gene encoding phosphoribosylformylglycinamidine synthase subunit PurL, producing MSAISSAPFSPEEIASEGIKPEEYEEIVDRLGRHPNKAELGMFGVMWSEHCCYKNSRPLLKQFPTEGDRILVGPGENAGVVDLGDGLQLAFKIESHNHPSAVEPFQGAATGVGGILRDIFTMGARPIAILNSLRFGSLDDAKTRRLFNGVVSGISHYGNCVGVPTVGGEVYFDPAYSGNPLVNAMALGLMETSDIVKSGANGIGNPVLYVGSTTGRDGMGGASFASAELSDESMDDRPAVQVGDPFLEKSLIEACLEAFKTGAVVAAQDMGAAGITCSTSEMAAKGGVGIELNLDLIPVRETGMVPYEYLLSESQERMLFVAHKGREQELIDIFERWGLHAVVAGTVIQEPIVRILFQGEVAAEIPATALADNTPIYHRELMAEPPEYARKAWEWTSDRLPPCSAAGIELAGNNKTWNEVLFQLLETPTIASKRWVYRQYDHQVQNNTVLMPGGADAAVVRVRPINSSPAQANTGVAATVDCNPRYVYLHPYEGAKAAVAEAARNLSCVGAEPLAVTDNLNFGSPEKPIGYWQLAEACRGLAEACAEFKTPVTGGNVSLYNETLDSEGKPQPIYPTPVVGMVGLVPDLNRICGQGWQAAGDRIYLLGLRLDNPDSEAITLGASEYLAAIHNTVAGKPPVVDFNLERQVQAVCREGIRQGWVRSAHDCAEGGIAIALAESCISGQKGAEITLDISASEPASLRWDQLLFGEGGARILVSVAPDQAANWETYLQEHLGEHWQNLGQVGNPNAGLRISTRPSVPVIDVSIADMSDRWLNAIERRLAV
- a CDS encoding Uma2 family endonuclease; the encoded protein is MSSSSVTSEQRVVLDKISWQKFENILAELGADRTTRFAYHRGRMEMMNPHEEHERYRKLIESLLLVLADETYLKLVGFSSALLQQPEVQCAIEPNACFYISHAPQMLGKTNLDLSHDPVPDLVLDITFTSSTLDKLPIYAALGIPEVWCYTSNSDPVPEQQLTIYQLQNQQYFVSETSLAFNFLPAARVLEFIEQSDSLGLVQSLQLLRAWVQERI
- a CDS encoding alpha/beta hydrolase; translated protein: MFPRFLPSTVRLLQDPTAIALAQQIQQQAIPTPLTVSPIATAYVQQGTEKTPILLLHGFDSSVLEFRSLMPYLACQQETWAVDLLGSGFTERVVNIPLNPSTIRTHLYSFWQTLIQRPVILVGASLGGAAAIDFTLAYPQCVEKLVLIDSVGFSGSFPLGQFLFSPFDLFAVEFWRQRKLLPLSFGTTFGGFTAADLEAIRCAGVHLEMPGWAEAIASFTKSGGYNLSAQQISQIHQPTLILWGDRDGMLGTADAEKFRGAIANSELVWIRDCGHVPHLEKPVITAEEILRFSQ
- a CDS encoding outer membrane protein transport protein, producing MTLRIDGNGRRVCCSVLASGFALTEQSVPNLGNAGASGTVGAEDASVLFFNPAGLTRLPGNSVVGAGYAVFPTVRFQNQGSNSVLGTPLLGGEGGDAGVNKFLPNLYTSWSLSDRLKLGLGIAPPFGLATEYNEDWVGRYQALRSELITLNFSPTIAAKVTDQVSIGASVNVQYASAELSNAIDFGLIGRSAGLNTVPQQLDGRVEISGDDISVGYTIGAMYEPSAQTRVGLAYRSAVTHDLEGDADFEVPTAAQALTARGQFTDTKAAAEVKLPDSLSLGVYHELSPQWAVMSDVTWTNWSRYEGLQIEFANPVQPASVQPAEWKDTVRVGFGGEL
- a CDS encoding outer membrane protein transport protein, with translation MNYKPNEDLTLRAGVAYDPSPVPEDQVTARIPDADRTWVAAGVSYQASDSVRLDLSYAHLFFGDREINQTVPGAGTLRGGIESDVDVISAQVNWSF
- a CDS encoding class I SAM-dependent methyltransferase, translating into MQTDQVIETYNQSAADYDAIMQRYWHVDREPLIASLQLSPGQKVLDAAVGTGLNLSAYPAGIQVVGVDLSEQMIEQARQKSVKADITLKVMNLQDLEFPEDNFDAVASGFTLCVVADPVRALQEILRVTKPGALIAIVDYCKSRDPEVQKWQELIADTSSQVGFPTGKVKWNALMDYDQLIYHSNLAIEVLADDRIESPNPFSCGCQLLLRNAKG
- a CDS encoding phosphoadenylyl-sulfate reductase, which gives rise to MAQLTEQTPTELNIPSLDTELSTQSPQKILERALSLYDNIAISFSGAEDVVLIDMAHRIKKDIKVFSLDTGRLHSETYQFIDRVRKHYGITIEMMYPDTAKVEALVTEKGLFSFYEDGHKECCGIRKVEPLRRKLGTLDAWITGQRKDQNPSTRATVPVIQVDTAFSSPERQLIKFNPLANWSSAEVWMYIRAFEIPYNPLHERGFISIGCEPCTRAVLPNQHEREGRWWWEDATKKECGLHAVNPTQG